DNA from Streptomyces sp. NBC_01260:
TGCGAGTCCGACGGTGGAGGATCTCGTCGAAGGTGGCGCGGGCGCCAGTGGGGTCGACGTAGTGCATGGCCAGGAGGGCCGCGATGACGGCGCCGACCAGGTCGTTCTGGACCTCGGACCAGGTGTGGGCGTCGTCGCAGGTGGTGAGGCCCTTCAGCCCGTGGAGGGCGTGCATGGCCTCGCCGGCCTCCTCGGCGACTTTGCCGACCTGGAGTGCCTTGAGCTCCTCGTCAGGCAGGTGTGCGCCAGCCGCTCGGCAGACGGCGGAGAGCTTCTCGATGTTGTCCCACAGGGTGTCCACGGCGGACCTCCGGTTCGATGGCTTCGGCTATTCCTGTGCGGGTCGCCCGAGCTGGCGTACGGTCCATCCGGCCATGCGCCAGGCATCGGCGTCGATGAGGTTCCGGAGGTCGACGAGGACCTGGTCCGCGACCAGTGGGGCGAGGGCCTTGGGGTCGGCCTCGCGGAAGTGGGGCCATTCGGTGGCCAGGACGATCAGCTCGGCTGCCGCGATGGAGCCTTCGAGGGTTTCGCAGTAGTCGAGTTCGGGGTGGCGGCGCAGTGCGGTGGGTACGGCATGGGGGTCGTGGACAGTGACGGTCGCGCCGCGCTGGTGCATGAGCGCGGCGATGGCCAGGGCCGGGGATTCGCGGACGTCGTCGGTTCCGGCCTTGAAGGACGCGCCCCAGACGGTGATGCGTACGCCGTCGACGGGGTGGCCGAGGGTCTGCTCAATGAGCTTCAGCGCAGCGGTGGGGCGGGATTCGTTGACCTGCTCTGCCGCCCGCAGGAGGGTTGCTGCCTCGGTGGCTCCGAGGGTGCTGGCTGAGGCTGTGAAGGCGCGGATGTCCTTGGGGAGGCAGCCGCCGCCGTAGCCGGGTCCGGCGTTGAGGCCGCCGCGGCCGATACGGGGGTCGAGTCCGATGGCCTCAGTGAGCTGCTGGACGTCGGCTCCGGCGGCGGTACACATGTCGGCGACGCCGTTGATGAACGAGATCTTCATGCCGAGGTAGGCGTTGGCAGCGCCCTTGATGAGTTCGGCGGTGGCGGGGTCGGTGACGAACAGCGGGATCCCGTTCGCCAGGAGAGGT
Protein-coding regions in this window:
- a CDS encoding UDP-glucose dehydrogenase family protein yields the protein MRVSVIGCGHLGIPHAAAMAEIGHEVIGVDLDQAKIDRLNAGECPIYEKGLPELLATHTASGQLRFTTSLVEAAEFADIHFLAVGTPIDADGRSYDTGQVFGAARALAPHLTRPTVIVGKSTVTVGTSRDLAALLIRLSPAGEDVEVVWNPEFLREGHAIDDTLRPDRIVVGVPSARAEDAVRQVYAPLLANGIPLFVTDPATAELIKGAANAYLGMKISFINGVADMCTAAGADVQQLTEAIGLDPRIGRGGLNAGPGYGGGCLPKDIRAFTASASTLGATEAATLLRAAEQVNESRPTAALKLIEQTLGHPVDGVRITVWGASFKAGTDDVRESPALAIAALMHQRGATVTVHDPHAVPTALRRHPELDYCETLEGSIAAAELIVLATEWPHFREADPKALAPLVADQVLVDLRNLIDADAWRMAGWTVRQLGRPAQE
- a CDS encoding MazG-like family protein → MDTLWDNIEKLSAVCRAAGAHLPDEELKALQVGKVAEEAGEAMHALHGLKGLTTCDDAHTWSEVQNDLVGAVIAALLAMHYVDPTGARATFDEILHRRTRRGREAAA